GTTATCGTGGAGGTTGGAATGGGTGACGGGCACTCCCTTGGGCAACCCCGTGGTGCCCGAGGTGTAGAAGAGAACAGCAATCTCGGGATCAGAAAGTTCGCAGGGTCTCGACTGGAAGGAAGGCAGGGGGCCGTCCAGCGGTACTCCAACGGTGGGTAGGCCTGAAGTGGCAAGCCCCTGGATGATCTGGTCCATACCCTGGGGAACGAAAACGGCGGATACATCGGAGTGGGCGAGAGTTTCCATCGTTGGCGCTAACCCAGCCTGCAGGTTCAAGGGGGTCAGAGTTCCTCCGGCCCTCCAAGCAGCGATCATCAAAGCGAGAAAGGCCGGGCAGTTGGGCATAAGCACAGCTATCCTGTTGCCTTCCTTAAATCCGCTCTCCTTAAACCTCGCCTCGTACTGGGAGGCGAGATCGGCCAAGACCTTCCGGGACCACCAGGTCCCCCGCCACCATACAGCACGCTCTCCGTTGGACTTGTTGCACTGGGATAGGATTTTTTCCTCGAGCCTGACATTCACGCCATTGTCCCTCCGAAAAAAGGATGGTTGGGAACCCCGCCGATAATGTCACCGCTCGGCGACAACCCCATTGTACTCCCCGGAGCGCGAAAGTTCAGGAAGCAACGCCGGCGGGCAACAATCTTTCCTCCGCCGGAGGGCCATCGCCTCCCAGTCGCAGGTCCCCCAAAATCGGAATATATGCTAGTGTATCATACTGTCATATATTCCGAACATGCGACGAAATGAAGGAGGTCTTCCCATGACGGTCCCTTGGGTTTACATTGGCGATCTTCCCAGGCATGAGGGTGAGGAGGTCCGGCTCAAATGCTGGATGTACAACAAGAGAAGTTCCGGTAAAATTCATTTCCTGCAGCTTCGCGACGGCACGGGATTCATCCAAGGGGTGGTCGTAAAGGGCGAAGTGCCCGAAGACCAGTTCCTGTCGATGCGCAGCCTATGGCTCGAGGCTTCCCTCGAGGTGACGGGCAAGGTCCGGAAGGACGAAAGGGCGCCTTCCGGATTCGAAATGAATGTTACCGGGGTCACGATACTGCAAAATCCAACGGAAGAATACCCCCTTGGGAAGAAGGACCACGGGATCGACTTCCTTCTCGATAACCGGCACCTTTGGCTTCGGAGCGCCAGCCAGCTTGCCGTGATGAAGATCCGGGAAAGGGTGATCTGGTCGGCGAGGGAGTACCTTCATAACCACGGTTACCTTCTCATAGACAGCCCGATCCTCACCGGCGCCATAGGCGAGGGTGCCTCAAGCCTCTTCGAGGTCCCCTACTTTGATCTGGGCAAAGCCTACCTCGCCCAGACAGGGCAGCTTTACGCCGAGGCGGCCGCGGCCGCCTTCGGCAAGGTGTACACCTTCGGCCCCACTTTCCGAGCCGAGAAATCCAAGACCAGGAGGCATCTCACTGAATTCTGGATGATAGAGCCTGAGGTGGCCTTTTACGACCACGTGGACAACATGGTCCTCCAGGAGAATCTCGTCTCTTATATCGTAGGGAAGGTCCTGGAACACTGCCCGGAGGAACTGGCTCTTATCGGAAGAGATACGGCCCCCCTGGAACGGGTGAAACCGCCCTTCCACCATATCACTTACGACGACGCGGTCACAATGCTCCAGAAGCTCGGCTGCTCAATAAAGTACGGCACGGACTTTGGGGGTGAGGATGAGACCGTACTCACCCAACAGTTCGACAAGCCCCTTTTCGTGGAGTGCTACCCCAAAAAGGTCAAGGCCTTCTACATGAAACAGCATCCCGAAAGGGAGGACCTGGTCCTCTGCAACGACCTCCTCGCGCCGGAGGGTTACGGGGAGATCATTGGCGGTTCTCAGAGGGAGGACTCGCTGGATCTTCTCCTGGCACGCATAAGGGAAGAGAAACTTCCGGAGGACTCCTACGGCTGGTACCTGGACCTGAGGAGGTTCGGAACTTTCATCCACAGCGGTTTCGGCATGGGAATCGAGAGGGTTGTGGCATGGGTCTGCGGCCTTTCCCATAT
This DNA window, taken from Thermovirga sp., encodes the following:
- the asnS gene encoding asparagine--tRNA ligase, encoding MTVPWVYIGDLPRHEGEEVRLKCWMYNKRSSGKIHFLQLRDGTGFIQGVVVKGEVPEDQFLSMRSLWLEASLEVTGKVRKDERAPSGFEMNVTGVTILQNPTEEYPLGKKDHGIDFLLDNRHLWLRSASQLAVMKIRERVIWSAREYLHNHGYLLIDSPILTGAIGEGASSLFEVPYFDLGKAYLAQTGQLYAEAAAAAFGKVYTFGPTFRAEKSKTRRHLTEFWMIEPEVAFYDHVDNMVLQENLVSYIVGKVLEHCPEELALIGRDTAPLERVKPPFHHITYDDAVTMLQKLGCSIKYGTDFGGEDETVLTQQFDKPLFVECYPKKVKAFYMKQHPEREDLVLCNDLLAPEGYGEIIGGSQREDSLDLLLARIREEKLPEDSYGWYLDLRRFGTFIHSGFGMGIERVVAWVCGLSHIRETIPFPRTIYRLNP